A window of the Antarctobacter heliothermus genome harbors these coding sequences:
- a CDS encoding ABC transporter permease: MTDSSTDSSDPRLPAAQRPRVRAGIPRFATLRTITALILREMSTSYGRSPGGYAWAILEPAAGIALLTALFSVGFRSPPLGVSFAMFYATGMLPFTLFTDITAKLGQAMNYSRQLLAYPRVTFLDAILARFGLNLMTQLLVSYVVIGTILLVFETRVVMDGAVIARAYGLAALLALGVGVFNCFMMLRFPLYQRFWSILMRPLFLLSCVFFLFDTIPEPYNNYLWYNPLVHLVGMMRHGFYPNYDAPYVSEAYVAGFGLVALVLGLMLLRRDHKNALEM, from the coding sequence GTGACCGACAGTTCGACCGACAGTTCCGACCCAAGGCTCCCCGCGGCCCAACGCCCCCGCGTGCGCGCCGGCATTCCGCGCTTTGCCACCCTGCGCACCATCACCGCGCTGATCCTGCGCGAGATGAGCACCTCTTACGGGCGCTCACCGGGGGGGTACGCCTGGGCGATCCTCGAACCGGCGGCGGGCATTGCGCTGCTGACGGCGCTGTTTTCGGTGGGCTTCCGCTCACCGCCCTTGGGGGTGAGCTTTGCGATGTTCTACGCCACCGGGATGCTGCCCTTTACGCTGTTCACCGACATCACCGCCAAGCTGGGGCAGGCGATGAACTATTCGCGCCAGCTGCTGGCCTATCCGCGGGTGACCTTTCTGGATGCCATTCTGGCGCGGTTCGGGCTGAACCTGATGACGCAGCTGCTGGTCAGCTACGTCGTGATCGGCACCATCCTGCTGGTGTTCGAGACGCGGGTGGTGATGGACGGCGCGGTGATCGCGCGCGCCTATGGGCTGGCGGCGCTGCTGGCGCTGGGGGTCGGGGTCTTCAACTGCTTCATGATGCTGCGCTTTCCGCTGTATCAGCGGTTCTGGTCAATCCTGATGCGGCCGCTGTTTCTGCTGTCCTGCGTGTTCTTTCTCTTCGACACCATCCCCGAGCCTTACAACAACTACCTGTGGTACAACCCGCTGGTGCATCTGGTGGGGATGATGCGGCACGGGTTCTATCCCAACTATGACGCGCCTTATGTCTCTGAGGCCTATGTGGCCGGGTTTGGTCTGGTGGCGCTGGTGCTGGGGCTGATGCTGCTGCGGCGCGATCACAAGAACGCGCTGGAGATGTGA